The window GACACCTTCGGCTATCATCCCGCCATAACCTATCTTCTTCGCGTTAACTTCATTATCAAGCTGTTTTGAGGTCGTGCCGCTTGCCACAAGAGAGTGAAAACCGCTTATAGCGCCGCAGGCAACGGTCACAAAAAGGACCGGCCAAAGCATATCTGTCGTTGAGACCTTAAAACCCGTAAAAGCCGGAAATACTATATCAGGAGCACGCGTAATCAAGCCAATATAGCCGATCAGCAGGCCTGCCAGCAATAAAAAAGCCGATAGATAGTCACGGGGCTGAAGCAATATCTGGACCGGCATAATGCTGGAACAATAAGCGTAAATAAGCAGTATTACGCTCCAGATATGAACAGGATTGCCAAAGTTTAACGATATTGGCAGTTCAAAGCCCAATACCATAAGAACTGCAAGACCCGCAAGGCCAAAGATGGTAATACCCGCCAGGCCTAACCTGTTTACGAACCTCTTTGAATACAGCAAAAAACCCGTAAGCATGGACAAGGGTATAAGCCCTATTGACGGCAAAACTATCGCGGGAGACAGCGTCAGGGTCTTAGCGCATAAATGGACAAAAACGGATATAACCAAAATAAGCGTGACCCAGGCAAACGAGAGAAAAATCAATTTCGCGTTTCGCGATGTGACCTGCCCTGACAGGTCCGCGATAGAACGGCCTTCATGCCTTACAGATATCATTAAACTGCAGTAATCGTGTATACCGCCGGCAAAAATGCTTCCAAGAACAATCCACAGTAATGCCGGTGCCCAGCCCCATATGGAAACGGCCAGGACAGGCCCGATAATCGGCGCGGCCCCCGCGATTGATGAAAAGTGATGGCCAAAAAGCACAGTCCAGTGTTTCGCCGGCACATAATCAACCCCGTCATATTTGGCAGATGCCGGAGTTGTCCTGTCTTTATCAGGCAAGAACACGGATGCAATTTTTTGCGCGTAGAAATGATAACCTGCCCAAAACAGCAGGCCCGAGCCTAAAACAAGTATAAGGGAATTCATTTATTTAACAAAAGCTCCATTATCCTGAATCCGTCTTTTATAAATAAACGCGATGCCCTGGCAGATTGTTCATTATAGGTTTCTATACCGCCTCTCTCTACCCCACTGCCGCATATGGCAAAAGGTATGGGCTCGCGGGTATGCGTGCGGACAGACAATGGAGTAGCGTGATCAGGCAGGACTATTATTCTGAAGTCTTTGGATTTGCTTAAGGCATTCAAGATAGTGCCTACAACAAATTTGTCAAAATTTTCTATCGCGGCAATCTTCTGTTGCAAATCACCGTTATGTCCCGCCTCATCGGGAGCTTCCACATGAACAAAAACAAAATCTCCGCTCTCAAGCGATTTAAGCGCGCACCTGCCTTTTGCAAGATAATCCGTATCATAATAACCTGTAGCGCCGGGAACATTCACGGGTTCTAAACCTATAATTTTACCAAGGCCTTTGATCAGGTCAACCGCTGATATGATAGAACCCGATATTCCGAATTTATCTTTAAAAACAGGCATAACGGGTTTTACGCCCTGGCCCCAAAGCCATATCATGTTCGCCGGGTTTTCCTTAAGGTCAATACGGACTTTATTTATATCGTGTTTTTCAAGTATGTTCTTTGACTTAATCATTATATCCGCGAGGAAATCTCCGCCCGGGCCATGGGGCAGATAACGCGAAATGTGCTTGTCCAGTATATCGTGCGGCGGGGTGCAGACTGTTTTTACAAGGGCTTCTTTTTCAAGCCCCGCTTGATCGCAATTTATTATAGCCAGATGCCTGTAGCTTATTCCCGGATAAAATTTAACAGTCTTTGAATGCATCTGCCTGTCTAAAACAGATATTATCTTTTGGGACTCTTTTGTGGTGATATGCCCGGCCGAATAATCCGCCATCTTGTCGTCGGAAATAGTCACCGTATTGCATCTAAAGGCAACCTCATTGTCCTGTATCTCAATACCCATATTGGCGGCCTCAAGGGGACCTCTTCCGCAATAGTATTTAACAGGGTCATAGCCCAAAAGAGCGGTATTTGCCACATCGCTTGCCGCCTGCAACCCCTCGGGGACGGTGACAGCATTGCCAACCATACCGTTTTTGGCAATATAGTCCATATTCGGGGTCCGGGCAACCGCGAGCGGGGTAAGATTGTCCAGCTCCTTTACAGGCCTGTCGGCCATACCATCGCCAACCAACATTATGTATTTCATGTATCGCGCGCCTTTTTTTAAAAAAATATTTTATACCTTATAAACCGATATCTTCTAACACAGCCTCTATCCTGGCCGGGACAGGCGACGGTTCGCGGACGGATTTTATCGCTCTGTCGGGGTCTTTGAGGCCATGCCCGGTCAATACGCAAACCACGCGGGCCTTTCCGCCTTCCGCCCCTTTACAACAGGCCTTGGAAAAAAATCCCTTCTTTTGCATCTTAATCAGGCCCGCGACAGATGCCGCTGATGCCGGCTCGGCAAATACGCCTTCTTTTTGGGCCAAAAACTTATAGGCATATAGTATCTCTTCGTCTGTTACCATATCAATCAGGCCGCCTGACTCGTCACGGGCAAACTCCGCCTGCTTCCAGCTGGCAGGATTACCTATCCTTATCGCTGTGGCTATAGTTTCAGGATCTTTAACAGGCCTGCCGCGAACAATAGGCGCCGCGCCCTCGGCCTGAAAACCGCACATCTTTGGAAGCCTGTTTATTTTGCCTGCCTGTTTATATTCCTTATATCCCTTCCAATAAGCGGTAATATTACCCGCGTTGCCTACAGGTATAAAATGATAATCAGGGGCTTGAGACAGGCAATCGCATATTTCAAATGATGCTGATTTTTGGCCTTCTATCCTGAAGGGATTGAGCGAATTGACAAGGGTTATCGGATATCTGTCGGTAATCTGTTTTACGATATCCAAAGCGTCATCAAAATTACCGTCTATGGCAACGACATGGGCATTATGGATAAGCGCCTGTGCCAGCTTTCCCAGCGCAATCGCGCCTTTGGGGATAATAACCACGCATTTTATGCCTGCCCTGGCGGCATATGCCGCGGCAGAAGCCGAGGTATTACCGGTTGAGGCGCACATAACAGCCCTTGAGCCCTGTTCAAGAGCCTTGGAAACAGCCATTGTCATGCCCCTGTCTTTGAAAGAACCCGTAGGATTTAAACCTTCGTATTTTAAAAAAACTTCATAATCATCGCCGAGCAACCGGCTCAAATGGCCGGAATAGATAAGCGGCGTTTGGCCTTCAAGCAATGTTATAACGGGCGTTTTGGCGCTGACGGGAAGATATTGCCGGTAATTTTCTATAATACCCTTATTTTTCATTTAACGACTCCTCGGCCCGTATAACGACCGATTTCTTTTTTATAAAAGTCAGGCTGTCTATTTCGGCAAGCGCTTTCGCGAAATCTCTTTCTTTGGCTATATGAGTCATCATTACGATAGGAACTATCCTCTCCTGCCGCCGCGCCTCCTGGCTTACAAAGGCAATACTTATTTTGTATTCAGAAAAAATCCTGGATATCCTGGCAAGCACGCCCGGTTTGTCAATGGCTGAAAAACGCACGTAATAGCTGGATGAAAAATCGTCTTTTTTCTTGACGCGGCTGACATAGTTATCATATACGATACCGCAGCCGCGGCATGATGAGGCGCAGATAATGTCCTTTGAGATATCCGCTATGTCACTAAGAACAGCGCTGGCGGTAGGCACAGAGCCCGCCCCTTTACCGTAAAAAAGCGAATCTCCGAGCATATCGGTATTAATAAATATGGCATTGAAGTTTTTACCAACAGAGGCAAGGGGATGTTTATTAGGCACAAGGGTAGGGTGGACCCTTGCCTCCAGCCCTCCGGAGGTTGCTTTGGCTATACCCAAGAGCTTTATTACATAGCCCCACTCTGCCGCGTATTTAATATCAGCATCCGTTATGGAAGATATGCCCTCAATAAGCATGTCTGAAAGCCTGACATTTAAACCAAAACCCAATGAGGCTAAAATAGCCAGCTTATGCGCCGAATCAAGGCCGCTGATATCCATAACAGGGGATTTTTCAGCATAACCTTTTTTCTGGGCATTTGCCAGCGCTTCGTCAAAACCTATCCCAAAATTTGTCATTCCGCTTAAAATATAATTGCATGTCCCGTTAATAATACCGTATATAGAATTGACTTTGTTTGAAACCAGGCCTTCCTTCAGCGCCTTTATTATCGGCACCCCTCCCGCCACGCTTGCCTCAAACTTAAGCTGGACATTATTGTCAAAAGCAAGCTTAAGAAGGGCCTCTTTTTTCAAAGCAAGCAAAGCCTTGTTGGCTGTGACCACGTGTTTTTTGCTTTTCAGGGCGCGGCAGATAATTTCATAGGCAGGGTGTATGCCTCCTATCAATTCAATAACTATATCCACCCTGGGGTCATTTAGTATATCATCGGCATCCCGCGTAAGAAGCGACTTGTCAATACTAATACAACGCTTTCTACCAAGGTCTTTATCACAGATCTTTACGATATTTATTGCCGAACCGATCCGCCGGCTAAGATGGCTTCGTTTTTTTATCAATGCCTCAACAACACCGCTTCCGACGGTGCCAAATCCTATTACACCCACATTTATATGCCGCATACCGCCTCCGGGACAATATATTGACTATCTGTAAAACCATATTCTTCTGTAAAACAAAAAAACCTAATGAAAAAATCTTTTGACACAAACCATAAAAACACTGGTCGGGACGGCCGGATTTGAACCGGCGACCCCTTGAACCCCATTCAAGTGCGCTAGCCAAGCTGCGCTACGTCCCGACAGTAAATTTCAAAATATACCCGCAAAATAATTCAAAAAAATAAGGCCTTACCGCGAATCGTCACCTTTATGGACATGCTATTAAAAACCTTAAATTATATGAGCATAAGTATAACAAATAGTAAATATATAGTCAAGAGAAATGGCGGGAGAAATCCTGACGAATGACCGGCAGAAAAACGGCAAGCGGGAATTTTACCTGGCAGAATTCTGGCTGAAGGCAGGCGGTATATTGAAGGCTTAAAAAATGGCATAAATCGCGCCTGGCCGCGGACAATAACGCCGCGGCGGGCAGGGTTCATTCGGGTTTACTCTCGCGCAGCATAAGATCAATAACCGCCTTATAAGGCGGCTTATCCTCAAAAAGGACCTTGTAAACCTGCTCGGTAATAGGCATTTCAATTCCTAATTTTGCTGAATAGTTATAAACAGACCTGGTAGTTTCAACACCTTCGGCAACCATGCTCATGCCTTGCAGTATCAGAGAAAGCGTCTTGCCTTTTGCTATATCCTCACCAAGCTTTCTATTCCTGCTAAAAGAGCTGACACATGTGGTCACCAGGTCTCCCATACCGCTTAACCCGTTAAAGGTGGCTTCTTGAGCACCTAAGGCAAGGCCTAATCTCTTCATCTCCACCAAGCCCCTTGTAAATAATGCCGCCTTGGCATTGGAACCTAAACCTAATCCATCAGAGATACCGGAGGCAATGGCCATGATATTCTTCAAAGCGCCCGCGGTTTCAACGCCTGCTACATCTGTTGAGGTATAAACCCTGAATCTATCGGTTGTAAACACAGATTGTATCACGCCAGCAATGTAAAGATCCCTGCAGGCAGACACACAGCTTGCGGGCAAGCCCTTGGCAATCTCTATAGCTATAGTTGGCCCTGAAAGCACGCCTATTTCCAGCCCGCCCAATTCAAGGCGGATAATCTCCGAGGGCCTGTGAAATGTATTATTTTCAATGCCTTTGACAACACTGACAAGGGTTTTGCCTGACAGGTCAAAACCTTTCAGCCGCTGGATTGTCTGTCTTAAAAATTGCGATGGTATAGCAATAACGACCATATCCGTATCCGCGACAGCAAGGCCTGTGTCGGATACTACGGTTATATTTTCCGGTAGGATAATACCGGGTAAAAAAACCCGGTTTTCGCGATTTTTATTAATCCGCGCCGCATTGTCCTTAAAAGCGCTCCACAGGCAAATCTCAAAGCCTTTACCGGCGAGCAAAACAGCCAGCGCGGTGCCCCATCCGCCGTCGCCTAATACGGTTATCTTTTTAATATCCCTGTTTTTCATAATGCCTAAAGTATAACAAATAGGGCATTCTTAGTCAAGATAATTGGGCCGGGATTGCGTGCCGACAGATATGGACTTAAAAGGAAACAAATCTGTTTCGCGGCTTCTTGTTAGAAAAACCGATAGATAATAAAAAAAGGGCTTGATATCAGCTAATGGATGACAGCATCTCCGACGCCCTTATGGCCTCGGAACTGTCCGGATAATTATATATCAGATCAGCATAAATCTTTTTGGCCGTTGATATATCGTTTAAATCATGCTGGTAGATAGATGCCGCGCCCGACCAGGCAACGCCTGCCATTTCCGAGCCGGGATAGCCGTAAGCTACCTGCTCAAGAATGTCCAGAGCCAGCCTGTGATCACCGGCTTTGTATAGATTAGAGGCAATAAACATGAGTATTTCGGCCTTATAGCGAAAATCCGGATAATACTCAAGTTCCTGTAAAAGCTCTTTTATCCTGCCGGCAAAAAGAACCGGGTCAGAGCTTTGTTCCGTGCTGGAAACGGCATTGATTAAACGGAATAATGCCTGCGGTATAGAGCGCTTTACTGAATCTGGGATATACACTGGAGCATGCCCGCCAAGAAGATCATCCACTCTGTCAACACCGGTTCCGATAAGTAAAATAACCTGCGGATTTTCTACCAGTTGATAAAGTTCAAGCATAGACTTCCACTGGTGTCTTGAACACAATTCAGGCGCGGATGGCGAAGCGTACTGTTTCACAAAGGCCTTTTGGCCTGAATTGACATACACTTCGGCAGGATATTGCCTGTCTGCTTTTAAAGGGTGCGGCCTTGAAACGAGTTTTACACTACCCTCAAGCACCCCAAGCAAGGTATTATTTTCCGAAACCTCTATCATAAAAGCTGTTCCTACTATCTCGGCTTGGCAGGCCGGAGTAAAAACCTTCATATTAGAACCCTTGAATTTATCAGTCGTATTAACCAAGAGTTTTCCATAAGAAAGGCTGAAATCCGTGTCAAGCCTGCCAAATCTCGCGCCAAGCCGCGATATGACAATAAGGGAATTGTCTTTAACCCTTGCTTTATATTTTCCTTTAACTACAAGATTTATCAGGGCCCCGTCTTTGAGCTCTATCTTATCAGACTGCCTTAAACGGAAATTCGGATACGGACGCGCCCAAGCGCCTTCCGACTGCCTGTATATCCTGACATCACCGGCGCTAAACTCAACAAAGGGCATGGATTGCAGATAATTATACCTTAACCCTGCCACAAGAAACACTACGGTTGATAAAGATACCGCGGCCTTGGCCGCTAAGGGCATGGGAATTATCAATGAATGGATAAAAGCCGATATTTTAGACCGGACTACGGCTTGCAAAGACCGGCCCTTCAGAGCCTCTATTCTTTCGTCAAGCAGTCTGTTAAATTCAAAATCAAAGCCCGCCGATTCGCGCACTTGGGTCATATTTAAAAGGGAGGCCTTTAAAGACTCGGCCTGTTCCAGGCTCTTTTTGCAGTGGGGGCAACTGTCAAAATGAGCCTTCAAGGCCTCTCTCTTTTTTTGGCTATGGGCATTATCAACATATAAAGATATGTCGTTGAATGAAATCCGGCATTTATTTTTTTTCATTGTCCGTCCCCTGTGTAACGCAACAATTTAGCCAGCTTCTGCCGGCCGCGCGAAAGGCGCGAGCCTACCGTCATCGGCCTGCATCTCATAATATCGGAAGCTTCATCATATGAAAAACCTTCAATATCACACAATATGACCGCCTCCTTAAGGTGCTCTGGCAACTGGTCTATGGCTTTTTGTACCAGGCTTTGCTCTTCTTTGGACTGGGCCTGCTTGTCGGGCCGTCCGGTATTATCAGCGATATTTTCCGCCACCGAGATATGCTGTTGCTCGCCTGATTTAGCGGGCTCTGTAAAAACCGGCATCCTTTTGTCGTATGAAGCGTGCCTTAAAAAATTCCTCGCTAAATTACCGGCTATCCTATAAAGCCATGACGAAAATTTTGCCTTTGGTTCATATTTATGTATATTTACATAAACCCTTACAAATGCCTCCTGTGTAAGTTCTTCGGCAGAATGGAGACTGCCGATGAACCTGTATATATAATTTAATATAGGCCTTTTATATTTCTGATATATCTCGTCAAAGGCCTGCCTGTCTCCTTGTTTTATCCTTAAAACTAAACTTTCATCTTCCATACATTAAAACCCTTAATTATCGGATTTATTCCCATATTTTTTTACTTTATAAAGAAAAATATGCCATACCGTGTAATTTTAAGACCCGTATTCTAAAACAAATACCGCTTTTAGAGCATGCTTTTAAAAAGTTATTGGCATAAACAGGTTTATTTTTATAACACATTTATTCTAAACATGTTATAACAATAACAAAAAAATATGCGCACCTGCCATAATCAGGACTATTGGGGCTATTGGGCCTTTTGGCCAACCTTATATTCAGTGCCTTTGATGAGCCTGGCGATATTGCCGCGATGCCTGCATATTATCAAAACACACAAGCCCACCGACAAAAGCGTATATTCCGCAGGCTGGCCTGATAAATACGTGAACACAGGTAGGCATAGAGCCATCACAATTGAACTTAATGAGACATACTTGCTTACCAATAATATTGCCAGCCAGACAAGGCCGGAGTAGATTACAACAAACGGTGAAAGGCCTGCTAAAACCCCTATCGCGGTAGCGACACCCTTACCTCCTCTGAACTTAAGCATTACTGTCCATATATGGCCTATCACGGCCAAAAGCCCAAGAATTATCTTAAACAAAGACAAGCCCAAGGGCATGCTGCTGCTGTAAAATATGTCTGCTATAACAGTTACGGCAAGCGTTCCTTTGGACATATCAAGAACAAGCGCGGTAATGCCTATAGGCTTTCCGGCACAGCGCATAAGATTTGTAGCGCCAATATTACCGCTGCCCATATGCCTGATATCAATCCCCTTCAACAGTTTTCCTAATAAAAAACTAAACGGTATAGCGCCCAAAAGGTAAGACAAGAAAACCGCGGTAATAATATTAATCATCATCTTTACTCTTTTGCCCCCTTGAGCGAAGCTGAAAACTTATAGGGACAGCTTCCAATCCAAAATAACTTCTTAATCGTTTTTCAATAAACCTCAAGTATTCCTTTTTTATAAGCTGTGCTTTGGTGCAAAACAACAAAAACCTCTGCGGCATACTGCTTATCTGGGTCGCGTAAAGTATCTTTGGCCTGGCGCCCATATAAGATACATGCGGGTTTGTCTTCTGGACATCAACAAGGAATTTATTAAGTTCGGCCGTCGGTATAGTTTTCTTAGACCTTTCATAAATATCCCGTGCCATATCCAGTGTTTTTTCAATATTTTTTTTATCTTTACACGATGTAAAAACAACGGGTATCCATTCAATAGGGCTGAATTTGCGGGTAAGGTTTTTTTTATATTCCTGCAAATCAAATCCTTTTATCAGGTCCGACTTATTTACAAGCAGGGCTGACGGCTTGCCTTCCTTGATTACATAATCAAAAACAGACAGATCGTCCCTGTCAAGGCCCTCGGCGGCATCAATCATGATAAAAACAACGTTACATCGTTTTATCGCCGCCCTTGTCCTGGAAAGGCTGAAAACCTCAATGACATCGCGAAATTTCTTTTTATGCTTGACTCCGGCCGTGTCCACAAGAGTAACTACTCCTCCGGCGCGTTTTATAGACACGTCAACGGAATCCCTCGTCGTGCCGGGTATATCATTGACAATAAGCCTTTGCTTTTCAAGCAGTGTGTTGATAAAAGACGACTTGCCCACATTGGGCTTACCGGCCAAGGCTATATTTAAACCACCGGATAAATCATCGCCGCCGCCTCTCGCGGAGCGCCTGTCCTTACCTAAACTTAAAACAAAAGACGCTATGCCCGCGATAAGATTATCTATACCTTTATTATTCAGGACGGAGACAATATAAGGCTGGCCTAAACCAAGGTTCATAAAAACGTATGATTCGTTCTCCGAAATTTTATCATCCGCTTTATTTACAGCAAGAAAAACCTTAGCGCCCCTTTTTTTTAAAAGATCGGCTATATGCTGGTCAGGATAAGTAATCCCTGTCCTCACATCGCAGACAAGTACAACGGCATCCGACTCGTCTATGGCGTTAATGCTCTGGCCGCATACCAAAGACTCCATGACTTTTGAGGCGCCGGGTAGTATCCCGCCGGTATCAACCAGTATGAATTCAGCGCCGCGCGCTTTGACATCAGCATAGAGGCGGTCTCTGGTAACTCCGGCAACTGCCTGGACTATGGCCTTTCTCTTTTTAATTATCCTGTTAAAAAGAGAGCTCTTGCCGACATTGGGCCTGCCTATGATCGCTATCTTAGCCCGGTTTTTTGACAATTCAATGTGACTCATTTAACACCTTACTGCCCAGCCATACATAATCAAGACAGGATATCAAAGTAAAAAACGCCGCTGTATACCAAAACACGTAAATTATACCGACCTGTAAAAGCGAGGCCACAACGGTTGACATCTGAAAAAATGTCGTAATCTTACCTAAAAGAGAGGGCTTGACATTGATGTTCTTCAGCATCATAAAAATAATCATTGATCCCAGCAATATGATGGCATCCCTGCTTAAAACAATTATAGTAAGCCAGGACGGTATCCTTGATGAAGCGGGAATATCTTTTAGCACGGAAAGGCATAAAAAAGAAGTTAATATAAGAAGTTTATCCGCCAGAGGGTCAAGTATCCTGCCGAGTTCCGTTTTCTGATAAAATCTTCTTGCCACATAACCATCTACAGCGTCTGTTACCGCGCATACAAAAAATATGGCTAAAGCAATAAAACGCAAAAAATCATATTCAGGCCTGTAATAGAACAAAGCGGCCATTAAAAAAGGTACCAAAAGTATCCTTATAATTGTTATCTTGTTTGCTAATCCCATACAATGAACGCCTTTTTTTAAGCTGGCTATCCCCTGCCGTTAAGGCCGGTATTTTTAACAACCGGCATTATCAAGCCCAAAAACAAGCCGCGTAGGCAAGAAAAAAAACCGGTAATAATCCTTATCAGGGATGGATTCTACTGTTGAGAAGATTGGACTCTTGTACCGCAGTCCTGGCAAAAATTAGTGCCAGGGCTAAGCTCCCTGCCGCATTTGGGGCATATCAGGCCCTCCAATTGCAGTCCGCAATGGGCGCAGAATTTCGCGCCGTTATCAATGTCATTCCCGCATTTGGGGCATACCGATAAACCGCTGCTCTCTTCCTGCGTCGGCGGGCACGACGGAATTTTTTCAGATATAAAGCCTGTCATATCCGCGATAGCCATATTCGTAGCTTTGCCAAGAGGCGTTTGTTTAAAACCCGCCAGATTTCCGCCTATACCGCTTTGCTGATACCCTATGGTCAATCCTGTGGCAGGCACTTTTCTCTCAAACCTTTTTGACCCGCAGATCTCGCCTGTCGTTGAATCAAATATCCTGATAGTTCCGGCTATATGGGCCTCGGAAGAGGTCCCTCCAAGATTAAAACCTTTAATATTAAGCCCCAGGCCCCCGCCCGATTCCTTATAGCTGAATTCGGTTATTGTCCCGCGCACTATATATTCCGCTCCCTTAAGCTCGGCTGTTTTAGCGCCTGTCTTTTTTGATACCCTTCCTTTTGTCACAAGATCCTGCTCCGTGGTGATATCGCTTAGATTGAGCCTTTCAACAACATTGAATTTATCGGTATTGACAAGCGCGTCTATAAGCATTTCGCCCATGCCTGAACCGATATCCCATTTGGCATCATGCCAAAAACCGCTTGAGGCCTTGACCTCAAAACCATAAACAGTGACCGTCGGTTTGTATTCGCCGGCGCGGCATAAATTTGCGGAAAATAAAAAAACACAAAGTGTAAAAACCGTCAATATACTTTTCATTGCCATACTCCTTTCCTTATTCCAGCAATCGTATCCTGTTAAGCGGCCAATACGTGACAAACGCCTTGCCGACCATATATTTGGCGGGCACAAACCCCCAATACCTGCTGTCCCTTGATGAGGCGCTGTTGTCTCCTAAGACAAAATATGAATCCCGGGGGACCTTTATTGATATTGAATTCTCCCCGTATGGAGTGCCGGGCTTATTATAATAATATATCTGTTTGATCTTTTGCGGGGACTCTACGAGAACATCATCTATATATATATCGCCGTCAACGATACGGACAGTTTCACCCTGGACAGCGATAAGCCTTTTGATGAAATCCTTCTTTTTATCTTCCGGGTATTTGAAGACCACGATGTCTCCGCGCTTAGGGTTTGTAAACTTATATATAAATTTATTCACAAGTATCCTGTCTCCTTCAATAAGCGTAGGCCTCATGGAACCGGTCGGTATCTTAAAAGCCTGCACCACGAATGTCCTGATGATAAGAGCAAGGATGACCGCCGTAACTACGACTTCCACATTCTCCCTGTTAAAAACCGAACTCCAGACATGCTTTATGTAATGTTTGATATTCAAGACTTTGCCCTCCCGTGAAATATCATATCTGTATCTTCATCACCGATAAAAACGCCTCTTGCGGCACCTCCACTTTGCCAAAGGCTTTCAGGCGTTTCTTACCCTCCTTTTGCTTTGCCCACAGCTTTCGCTTACGGGTGATATCCCCTCCGTAACATTTACCGGTCACGTTCTTTTTTAAGGCGCTAACCGTCTCGCGCGCTATCACCTGATTGCCCACCGCGGCCTGTATGGCAACCTGAAAAAGTTGTTTGGGTATGAGTTCTTTTAATTTTAAAGCAATGGCCCTGCCTTTTGCCTGCGCCTTTTCTTTATATATAATGGATGAAAGAGCGTCGCAGGGCTCGCCGTTTAGAAGTATATCAAGCTTGACCAGGTCATTGGCCTGATAGTCAATAAATTCATAATCAAGCGAACCATAACCTTGTGTCAGGGATTTCAACTTATCATGAAAATCAACCACGATTTCGGAAAGCGGAAAAAAATAAGTAAGATTGGCCCTCTCCGTGCTTATGTATTCAGTGCCTATATAAATGCCCCTCCTCTGCCTTGACAATTCCATAATATTTCCAAGGCTTTCGGCCGGTATTATCATCTTTGCCTCAACAAAAGGCTCCGATATCTCTTCAATCTCGTTTAAAGCGGGTAATTTCGCGGGATTTTCTATCTCCAGAATTTCGCCGTTAGACTTTTTGACCTTGTAAACAACGCCCGGTGTTGTCAATACAAGATCCAGGCCGTATTCTCTTTCCAGCCTTTCCTGTATAATCTGCATGTGTAAAAGGCCCAAAAACCCGCAGCGAAACCCATAACCCATGGATGTAGAGCTTTCCTGGACAGCATCAAACGAGCTGTCCGATAATTGTAATTTTTCAAT is drawn from Candidatus Omnitrophota bacterium and contains these coding sequences:
- a CDS encoding FecR domain-containing protein; translated protein: MKKNKCRISFNDISLYVDNAHSQKKREALKAHFDSCPHCKKSLEQAESLKASLLNMTQVRESAGFDFEFNRLLDERIEALKGRSLQAVVRSKISAFIHSLIIPMPLAAKAAVSLSTVVFLVAGLRYNYLQSMPFVEFSAGDVRIYRQSEGAWARPYPNFRLRQSDKIELKDGALINLVVKGKYKARVKDNSLIVISRLGARFGRLDTDFSLSYGKLLVNTTDKFKGSNMKVFTPACQAEIVGTAFMIEVSENNTLLGVLEGSVKLVSRPHPLKADRQYPAEVYVNSGQKAFVKQYASPSAPELCSRHQWKSMLELYQLVENPQVILLIGTGVDRVDDLLGGHAPVYIPDSVKRSIPQALFRLINAVSSTEQSSDPVLFAGRIKELLQELEYYPDFRYKAEILMFIASNLYKAGDHRLALDILEQVAYGYPGSEMAGVAWSGAASIYQHDLNDISTAKKIYADLIYNYPDSSEAIRASEMLSSIS
- a CDS encoding sigma-70 family RNA polymerase sigma factor, with product MEDESLVLRIKQGDRQAFDEIYQKYKRPILNYIYRFIGSLHSAEELTQEAFVRVYVNIHKYEPKAKFSSWLYRIAGNLARNFLRHASYDKRMPVFTEPAKSGEQQHISVAENIADNTGRPDKQAQSKEEQSLVQKAIDQLPEHLKEAVILCDIEGFSYDEASDIMRCRPMTVGSRLSRGRQKLAKLLRYTGDGQ
- the plsY gene encoding glycerol-3-phosphate 1-O-acyltransferase PlsY, which translates into the protein MMINIITAVFLSYLLGAIPFSFLLGKLLKGIDIRHMGSGNIGATNLMRCAGKPIGITALVLDMSKGTLAVTVIADIFYSSSMPLGLSLFKIILGLLAVIGHIWTVMLKFRGGKGVATAIGVLAGLSPFVVIYSGLVWLAILLVSKYVSLSSIVMALCLPVFTYLSGQPAEYTLLSVGLCVLIICRHRGNIARLIKGTEYKVGQKAQ
- the der gene encoding ribosome biogenesis GTPase Der: MSHIELSKNRAKIAIIGRPNVGKSSLFNRIIKKRKAIVQAVAGVTRDRLYADVKARGAEFILVDTGGILPGASKVMESLVCGQSINAIDESDAVVLVCDVRTGITYPDQHIADLLKKRGAKVFLAVNKADDKISENESYVFMNLGLGQPYIVSVLNNKGIDNLIAGIASFVLSLGKDRRSARGGGDDLSGGLNIALAGKPNVGKSSFINTLLEKQRLIVNDIPGTTRDSVDVSIKRAGGVVTLVDTAGVKHKKKFRDVIEVFSLSRTRAAIKRCNVVFIMIDAAEGLDRDDLSVFDYVIKEGKPSALLVNKSDLIKGFDLQEYKKNLTRKFSPIEWIPVVFTSCKDKKNIEKTLDMARDIYERSKKTIPTAELNKFLVDVQKTNPHVSYMGARPKILYATQISSMPQRFLLFCTKAQLIKKEYLRFIEKRLRSYFGLEAVPISFQLRSRGQKSKDDD
- the pgsA gene encoding CDP-diacylglycerol--glycerol-3-phosphate 3-phosphatidyltransferase → MGLANKITIIRILLVPFLMAALFYYRPEYDFLRFIALAIFFVCAVTDAVDGYVARRFYQKTELGRILDPLADKLLILTSFLCLSVLKDIPASSRIPSWLTIIVLSRDAIILLGSMIIFMMLKNINVKPSLLGKITTFFQMSTVVASLLQVGIIYVFWYTAAFFTLISCLDYVWLGSKVLNESH
- a CDS encoding CsgG/HfaB family protein encodes the protein MKSILTVFTLCVFLFSANLCRAGEYKPTVTVYGFEVKASSGFWHDAKWDIGSGMGEMLIDALVNTDKFNVVERLNLSDITTEQDLVTKGRVSKKTGAKTAELKGAEYIVRGTITEFSYKESGGGLGLNIKGFNLGGTSSEAHIAGTIRIFDSTTGEICGSKRFERKVPATGLTIGYQQSGIGGNLAGFKQTPLGKATNMAIADMTGFISEKIPSCPPTQEESSGLSVCPKCGNDIDNGAKFCAHCGLQLEGLICPKCGRELSPGTNFCQDCGTRVQSSQQ
- the lepB gene encoding signal peptidase I gives rise to the protein MNIKHYIKHVWSSVFNRENVEVVVTAVILALIIRTFVVQAFKIPTGSMRPTLIEGDRILVNKFIYKFTNPKRGDIVVFKYPEDKKKDFIKRLIAVQGETVRIVDGDIYIDDVLVESPQKIKQIYYYNKPGTPYGENSISIKVPRDSYFVLGDNSASSRDSRYWGFVPAKYMVGKAFVTYWPLNRIRLLE